Proteins found in one Aethina tumida isolate Nest 87 chromosome 1, icAetTumi1.1, whole genome shotgun sequence genomic segment:
- the LOC109608763 gene encoding aldo-keto reductase family 1 member B1: protein MSKIPSITLNNGKTIPVLGLGTWQGPPGKEHEVKQAVLDAIDLGYRHFDCAHIYGNEKYIGEAIQQKIKEGVVKREELFITSKLWNTFHKTELVEPALRTTLENLQLDYLDLYLVHWPIAFIEGGDLRPTNPDGTFIFSDTDYLDAWKGMEEVYKKGLTKAIGVSNFNSKQLDRLIKNSSVVPAVNQIECHPYLNQVKLRTFCEERNIKITSYSPLGSPTRPWAKPGDPDVINDSNIKAIADRYQKSPAQILIRYNIQLGNTVIPKSSNPKRLKENADVFDFVLAPEDMAQIKKFECNGRICPMNGGEGSPYYPFNDEY from the exons atgtcaaaaataccgtcaattacattaaataatggcAAAACTATTCCGGTACTTGGTTTGGGAACTTGGCAA gGTCCACCAGGGAAAGAACATGAAGTAAAACAAGCAGTTTTGGATGCAATCGACTTGGGTTACAGGCACTTTGACTGTGCCCACATCTATGGTAATGAAAAGTACATCGGAGAAGCCatccaacaaaaaattaaagagggaGTGGTAAAAAGAGAAGAACTGTTTATCACCAGCAAATTGTGGAATACCTTTCACAAAACCGAACTAGTTGAGCCTGCTCTAAGAACCACCCTCGAAAACCTACAGCTGGATTATCTGGATCTTTATTTGGTTCATTGGCCCATTGCCTTTATTGAAGGTGGTGATCTTCGACCCACGAATCCAGATGGCACCTTTATCTTCAGCGACACCGATTATTTAGATGCCTGGAAGGGGATGGAGGAGGTATACAAAAAAGGCCTTACAAAAGCGATTGGTGTTTCTAACTTCAACAGCAAACAACTTGACCGCCTCATCAAAAACTCATCCGTCGTTCCTGCAGTGAATCAA atCGAGTGTCATCCGTATTTGAACCAGGTAAAATTGCGCACCTTCTGTGAAGAACGCAACATCAAAATCACATCGTACAGTCCATTAGGATCACCGACCCGGCCGTGGGCCAAACCGGGTGATCCAGACGTGATCAATGATTCCAACATCAAAGCGATTGCAGACAGGTACCAGAAATCTCCTGCCCAGATCCTGATCAGGTACAATATCCAGCTGGGCAACACAGTTATCCCCAAATCATCAAATCCTAAAAGGTTGAAGGAAAATGCTGatgtatttgattttgttctGGCACCCGAAGATATGGCACAGattaagaagtttgagtgCAACGGACGAATTTGCCCAATGAATGG GGGAGAAGGAAGTCCTTATTATCCATTTAATgatgaatattga